Proteins encoded by one window of Nocardia goodfellowii:
- a CDS encoding EXLDI protein, giving the protein MTTDPQPVDVTKTPDDLEHITLKVGPGGHRAQRFYGKRLAETCTAGAAGVAVIRVYRSRKGKYVVHQRQSNWMELAEVCNWGNDWKSWLSQSVNPLGDAHGAGDYTVEILDTLEELRERVPARIYCEVADVVQNPSTQDLDV; this is encoded by the coding sequence ATGACCACCGACCCACAGCCCGTCGACGTCACCAAAACGCCGGACGACCTGGAGCACATCACCCTGAAGGTCGGACCCGGCGGCCACCGCGCCCAGCGGTTCTACGGCAAGCGCCTCGCGGAGACCTGCACCGCGGGCGCGGCCGGTGTCGCCGTGATCCGGGTCTACCGCAGCCGCAAGGGCAAATACGTGGTGCACCAGCGGCAGTCGAACTGGATGGAACTGGCCGAGGTGTGCAATTGGGGCAACGACTGGAAGAGCTGGCTTTCGCAATCCGTCAATCCCCTGGGTGATGCGCACGGGGCGGGTGACTACACCGTCGAAATCCTCGACACGCTAGAGGAACTCCGCGAGCGCGTGCCCGCCCGCATCTATTGCGAGGTCGCCGACGTCGTGCAGAACCCGAGCACTCAGGACCTGGACGTCTGA